One Brassica napus cultivar Da-Ae chromosome A1, Da-Ae, whole genome shotgun sequence genomic region harbors:
- the LOC106415974 gene encoding autophagy-related protein 18h has product MKSSSSSNGDNHQTRNGTNGFLPNSLKFISTCIRTASSGVRSASASVAASLSPESHELKDQVLWSSFDRLHTSESCFKNLLLLGYANGFQVLDIDDASDVSELVSRRDDPVTFLQMQPLPAKCEGTEGFRASHPMLVAVADEAKGSVPPIRNGYDDDALSLSPTAVRFYSLRSHNYVHVLRFRSTVYMVRCSPRIVAVGLGSQIYCFDALTLENKFSVLSYPVPQLGNQGVDVGYGPMAVGSRWLAYASNNPLSSSIGRLSPQNVTPPGVSPSTSPSGGNLVARYAMESSKHLAAGLLNLGDKGYKTISKYCQDLKHDVPGSSLSSSPGQKVGRGGATSAADSDVAGTVIVKDFESRAIIAQFRAHTSPISALCFDQSGTLLVTASIHGNNINVFRIMPSPSKNGPGPQSYDWSSSHVPLYKLHRGMTSAVIQDICFSSYSQWIAIVSSKGTCHIYVLSPFGGDNVIEIRSSHVDGPTLAPTLSLPWWSSPSLSTTHFTFPPPASVTLSVVSRIKCSNFFHAASSVVGKPSFPSGCLAAVFHQAVPQVSAPALDYLLVYTPSGHVVQYKLIPSLGGGDQAESSSRIGAAEEELRVKVEPVQCWDVCRRTDWPEREENVCGRVAEDSVDASDLAKPLEKHHVYVANAEVLINSGRKPIWQNSEISFYPMFRPDSAGLNHGEMEIEKVSANEVDIRRKDLLPVFDNFHSVYSSMRNRGFPVERDSDSSSSYSDPRLVKGRGSSSSHFALTPNQDPHSGIVTFKQPVVSISSAVKDTDYTVDDAHMLLKNASLPAETTIVNNSGTSGASNVSSNPSDLSMNAADESEEGPVDDGYPNFEQFFKETAKEAENKNAPSDQRKLDDDDDDDDDMLGGVFAFSEEG; this is encoded by the exons ATGaagagcagcagcagcagcaacggAGATAATCATCAGACGAGAAACGGTACAAATGGATTTTTGCCTAATTCCCTAAAATTCATATCAACCTGTATCAGAACCGCTTCCTCCGGCGTGCGCTCAGCTAGCGCTTCCGTCGCTGCTTCTCTCTCCCCCGAATCCCACGAGCTCAAGGATCAG GTGCTGTGGTCTTCCTTCGATAGGTTACATACAAGTGAATCTTGTTTCAAGAACCTTCTGTTACTAGGTTATGCCAACGGGTTTCAAGTCCTTGATATCGACGATGCAAGTGATGTCAGCGAACTTGTGTCGAGGCGGGATGATCCAGTTACGTTTCTACAGATGCAGCCTTTACCTGCTAAATGTGAAGGAACCGAAGGATTTAGAGCTTCGCATCCCATGCTTGTAGCAGTTGCTGATGAAGCCAAGGGCTCAGTTCCTCCTATTAGAAATGGTTATGATGATGATGCTCTTTCCCTATCTCCCACGGCTGTACGATTCTATTCACTTAGATCTCACAACTACGTTCATGTTTTGAGATTCCGATCTACTGTCTATATGGTCAGATGCAGTCCCCGGATTGTAGCTGTTGGCCTCGGTTCACAG ATATACTGTTTTGATGCGCTAACTCTTGAAAACAAGTTCAGTGTCCTCTCATATCCTGTTCCTCAGCTTGGAAACCAAGGGGTCGATGTCGGATATGGACCAATGGCTGTCGGATCTAGATGGTTAGCTTATGCTTCCAATAATCCCTTGTCCTCTAGCATAGGTCGCCTTAGCCCTCAGAATGTTACCCCCCCTGGAGTCAGTCCATCTACCTCCCCTAGCGGTGGTAATCTAGTGGCGAGATACGCCATGGAATCTAGTAAGCATCTGGCGGCGGGTTTACTTAATTTAGGTGACAAAGGTTACAAGACTATATCTAAATACTGTCAAGATCTAAAACATGACGTTCCTGGTTCCTCTCTTTCCTCCAGTCCTGGCCAGAAAGTTGGTCGGGGCGGCGCAACTTCTGCTGCAGATTCAGATGTTGCTGGAACG GTTATTGTCAAGGATTTTGAATCCCGAGCTATTATAGCACAATTCAGGGCTCACACCAGTCCAATATCGGCGCTCTGCTTCGACCAAAGTGGCACTCTATTAGTGACGGCCTCGATCCACGGTAACAATATTAACGTTTTCCGGATTATGCCATCGCCTTCAAAGAATGGACCAGGTCCCCAAAGCTATGATTGGAGCTCTTCCCATGTGCCTCTTTACAAACTGCATCGTGGCATGACATCAGCT GTAATACAAGATATTTGCTTTAGTAGCTACAGCCAGTGGATTGCAATCGTGTCATCTAAGGGTACTTGCCATATTTATGTTCTGTCCCCGTTTGGAGGAGATAATGTTATTGAGATACGGAGTTCTCATGTCGATGGACCAACGCTTGCTCCGACATTGTCCCTGCCGTGGTGGTCGAGCCCATCGCTTAGCACCACCCATTTTACGTTTCCACCACCAGCATCCGTAACTCTTTCGGTGGTTAGCCGAATCAAATGCAGCAATTTCTTCCATGCTGCCAGTTCCGTTGTAGGAAAACCGTCCTTCCCTTCTGGCTGTCTTGCTGCTGTTTTCCATCAGGCAGTCCCGCAGGTGTCAGCTCCTGCGTTAGACTATCTACTGGTTTACACTCCATCGGGTCATGTAGTTCAATACAAACTCATTCCATCTCTTGGAGGAGGAGACCAGGCTGAGAGCAGTTCGCGAATAGGAGCAGCTGAAGAGGAATTAAGAGTGAAAGTCGAACCCGTTCAGTGTTGGGATGTCTGCCGGAGAACAGATTGgccagagagagaagagaatgtATGCGGAAGAGTTGCAGAGGACAGCGTTGATGCTTCTGATCTAGCGAAGCCTCTCGAGAAACACCACGTTTATGTTGCCAATGCGGAGGTTCTAATAAACTCGGGAAGAAAACCAATCTGGCAGAACTCAGAG ATATCTTTCTATCCCATGTTTCGACCGGACTCCGCTGGATTGAACCACGGGGAGATGGAAATCGAGAAAGTATCTGCAAATGAGGTTGATATCAGGCGCAAGGATCTGCTGCCTGTGTTCGATAATTTTCACAGTGTGTATTCCAGTATGCGTAACAG AGGATTTCCTGTTGAAAGAGAttcagattcttcttcttcttattctgaTCCTCGGCTAGTTAAAG GTAGAGGAAGTAGTTCCTCCCATTTTGCACTAACTCCGAACCAAGACCCTCATAGCGGAATTGTAACATTCAAACAACCAGTGGTTTCCATTTCTTCTGCTGTGAAAGACACTGATTATACTGTAGACGACGCTCATATGTTGCTAAAGAACGCCTCCCTGCCCGCTGAAACAACAATTGTAAACAACAGCGGGACAAGCGGAGCTTCAAATGTAAGTTCTAACCCTTCTGATCTCAGCATGAATGCTGCGGACGAAAGTGAGGAGGGACCTGTTGATGATGGCTACCCAAACTTTGAGCAGTTTTTTAAGGAAACTGCTAAAGAAGCAGAGAACAAGAATGCTCCATCTGATCAAAGAAAactagatgatgatgatgacgacgatGACGACATGCTTGGTGGTGTTTTTGCTTTCTCCGAAGAAG GTTGA
- the LOC125580870 gene encoding uncharacterized protein LOC125580870, whose translation MDHSASLVGKETWRYPTRPRPSKLTKLLTVERKGSSVVTVIIARSQGTRGVNVGSYISISSRLNSTKRGREELSFLLRQVRPVHQSSVQAGEIEGRALASHHQGADKNMEHEVITKSDIDALIKALKESGY comes from the exons ATGGATCACTCGGCCTCTTTGGTGGGAAAGGAGACATGGCGTTATCCAACAAGGCCGAGACCATCAAAGCTAACAAAGCTGCTTACcgtggagaggaaaggaagttcagtggtaactgtgatcattgcaagaagccagGGCACAAGAGGAGTCAATGTTGGATCCTACATCTCCATCTCAAGCCGGCTAAATTCAACAAAAAGAGGGAGGGAAGAGCTCAGCTTTCTGCTGAGGCAAGTGAGGCCGGTTCATCAGTCATCTGTTCAGGCGGGTGAAATTGAAGGTAGAGCCTTGGCCTCTCATCATCAAGGAGCCGATAAGAACATGGAGCATGAGGTGATTACGAAgtctgacattgatgccctgATCAAAGCccttaaggagtctg gatattga